One window of Candidatus Dadabacteria bacterium genomic DNA carries:
- a CDS encoding ImmA/IrrE family metallo-endopeptidase, translated as MSKDKAKELEIVLKARDFIRESGINSVPVDLKRYCAVAKAKIKVRYDLDDEESGQTFPLNSKNIITVNGNHTEERQRFTVLHEIGHIILELPSRHQNGCIKTTDLISYRQRPEEEVLCDIFAAECLLPYDFFEKDIEDVDICLDTIKNLSKRYKASIHSTGSRFAANCEGLCSFVLIEEGKIRYVSSSKSLRELKGWIDIGVPVPQNSAAFQLIKNRSETEHYDDEIPTEIWFNNGIGNYDMLCEEAIFIKEWNQCLSILWFDENLRPAGEIEPYDVDYGESSLPREFDGVLTWPSRSRRR; from the coding sequence ATGAGCAAAGATAAAGCAAAAGAGCTTGAAATTGTTTTAAAGGCTCGCGATTTCATTAGAGAATCTGGAATAAATTCCGTGCCTGTTGATCTTAAGCGTTACTGTGCGGTTGCTAAGGCTAAAATTAAGGTTCGCTATGATCTCGATGATGAAGAATCAGGCCAGACTTTTCCCTTGAACAGTAAAAATATTATCACTGTTAACGGTAATCATACGGAAGAAAGGCAACGATTTACAGTTCTGCACGAGATTGGTCATATTATTCTGGAACTACCCTCAAGGCATCAAAATGGTTGTATAAAAACAACTGATTTGATCAGTTACAGGCAACGCCCAGAAGAAGAGGTCCTATGCGATATTTTTGCGGCGGAATGCCTCTTGCCGTATGATTTTTTCGAGAAGGATATTGAAGATGTTGACATATGTCTCGATACGATAAAGAACCTGTCAAAACGTTACAAAGCTTCTATACACTCTACAGGTTCCAGGTTTGCTGCTAATTGTGAAGGGCTTTGTTCTTTTGTTCTTATTGAAGAAGGTAAAATTCGCTATGTATCCAGTTCAAAATCTCTGCGTGAACTTAAGGGCTGGATTGACATCGGTGTGCCAGTTCCTCAAAACAGCGCAGCTTTTCAACTGATCAAAAATCGATCTGAGACTGAGCATTACGATGATGAAATTCCTACTGAGATTTGGTTCAACAATGGTATCGGAAATTACGATATGTTGTGTGAGGAAGCAATCTTTATAAAAGAATGGAATCAATGTCTTTCCATTCTTTGGTTTGATGAAAACTTGAGACCTGCAGGTGAAATCGAACCTTACGATGTTGATTATGGGGAATCGTCATTACCCAGAGAATTTGATGGAGTATTGACGTGGCCATCAAGAAGTCGGAGGAGATAA
- a CDS encoding nucleotidyltransferase: MRIDEARYSNFLNEVAGDLDISPVKYKDAVERYQAVAKWLEGGDYPGSCDSGLDIYPQGSFRLGTVTRPIRNGIEADYDIDLVCEIPLLKEWAKPEYVKQLVGDRLKEHDRYKRMLDEEGKRCWTLIYSEEDNVGFHLDVLPSVPYPKGYLNTAIAITNKFLSLYRWSISDPKGYGLWFDGRNKPAFDLVYAEQKKFIQNRVPEIYAKIEDVPDQLVRTPLQRTIQIMKRHRDIKFNNAERVDYAPISIIITTLSAYFYRNESDVYSALKNIVASLSAHVALFEGRALEPTLESISPIKRTPDGKWYIGNPVNPEENFADRWHEDNHARAEAFFMWLRCLQEDLVDILGKDNRNEVQRTLTSALGSVPVLGNLEQIVPPREIESPPKIHISRPRKPWRN; the protein is encoded by the coding sequence ATGAGAATTGATGAAGCTAGATATTCTAACTTTTTAAACGAAGTTGCAGGGGACCTAGATATTTCCCCGGTCAAGTACAAAGATGCTGTCGAGCGCTACCAAGCTGTTGCAAAATGGCTGGAAGGCGGAGATTACCCCGGATCTTGTGATTCTGGGTTAGACATCTATCCACAAGGTTCATTTCGGTTAGGCACAGTCACAAGACCAATAAGGAACGGTATTGAAGCAGATTATGACATTGATCTTGTGTGCGAAATCCCCTTGCTAAAAGAGTGGGCCAAGCCTGAGTACGTAAAGCAGTTAGTCGGTGACAGGCTAAAAGAACATGACAGGTATAAGAGAATGCTAGATGAGGAAGGCAAGAGGTGCTGGACTCTAATATACTCTGAGGAAGACAATGTAGGTTTTCACTTAGATGTTCTGCCATCAGTCCCTTATCCAAAAGGCTATCTGAATACAGCAATTGCAATAACAAATAAATTTCTTTCCCTCTATAGATGGTCAATAAGCGACCCTAAAGGGTATGGTCTATGGTTTGATGGCCGGAACAAGCCTGCGTTCGACCTCGTATATGCTGAGCAGAAGAAATTTATTCAAAATCGAGTGCCCGAGATATATGCAAAAATTGAAGATGTACCAGATCAGTTGGTACGTACCCCTCTTCAACGCACGATTCAAATTATGAAGCGTCACCGTGATATTAAGTTCAATAATGCAGAGCGTGTTGACTATGCTCCAATCTCAATAATTATTACAACCCTCTCCGCATATTTTTATCGAAATGAATCAGATGTTTACTCCGCTCTGAAGAACATCGTGGCCAGTTTAAGTGCACACGTAGCGCTGTTTGAGGGTCGAGCACTTGAACCAACCCTAGAGTCAATTAGCCCCATAAAGAGGACTCCCGATGGGAAGTGGTATATAGGCAATCCGGTTAATCCAGAGGAAAACTTTGCAGACAGGTGGCACGAAGATAATCATGCTAGAGCGGAGGCTTTCTTCATGTGGTTAAGGTGTCTACAAGAAGATCTGGTTGATATATTGGGTAAAGATAACCGAAATGAAGTCCAAAGAACTCTTACTTCTGCTTTAGGCAGTGTACCCGTGCTGGGAAATTTGGAACAGATAGTACCACCTAGAGAAATCGAAAGCCCACCGAAGATTCATATTTCCAGACCACGAAAGCCATGGAGAAACTAA
- a CDS encoding helix-turn-helix domain-containing protein, translating to MSFGYALKKFREGRGLTLRELGKLCGIDHTYIHRLEKEERTSPSEETVDSLINTLKLRGRKARLLRFLVGQTVSDQLVEVFLEDEERPIEIFESLAFMSFRGKQPKTKEEWRKWAERLEEFMKNEQR from the coding sequence ATGTCTTTTGGTTATGCTTTGAAAAAGTTTCGTGAAGGGCGTGGTTTAACCCTTCGAGAGCTTGGGAAACTGTGTGGAATAGACCATACCTATATCCATCGATTGGAAAAAGAAGAAAGGACTTCCCCATCGGAAGAAACTGTCGACTCTCTCATTAATACACTCAAGCTCCGTGGACGCAAGGCTCGCCTGTTGCGTTTTCTTGTTGGACAGACAGTCAGTGACCAGCTTGTTGAAGTCTTTCTAGAGGATGAAGAACGCCCCATAGAAATTTTTGAGTCTTTGGCCTTCATGAGCTTCAGAGGAAAACAACCTAAAACTAAAGAAGAATGGCGCAAGTGGGCTGAACGGCTGGAAGAGTTTATGAAGAATGAGCAAAGATAA
- a CDS encoding DNA adenine methylase has translation MYTDYTVSETDSQNCPDNGRHFCRYFQLQNRRYLGNKYKLLGFIENVISQKCESVASLCDIFAGTGAVSERFNSLEVKIISNDLLFANYVCLNAFLGIAGYQLANIFEKIEYLNSLPSDEENYFSKHFGGTYFSDENARKIGAVREEIEKIAENEEERNVLICSLLYAADKVANTVGHYDAFRKKLDMLQPVTLLIPSIDYSRNLNNEIYKEDANVLIEKISCDVLYVDPPYNSRQYSDAYHLLENLAEWKKPEVIGVGKKMDRSHIKSAYCLKDAATAFADLVEKANCNHILLSYNNTGDSKDGRSNARMSDDEILQILDDKGEIEVFEKDYKPFTTGKSNGESNAERIFYCRVTK, from the coding sequence ATGTATACAGACTATACTGTTTCAGAAACAGACTCCCAAAATTGTCCTGATAACGGAAGACACTTCTGTAGATATTTTCAACTCCAAAACAGACGGTATTTAGGAAACAAATACAAGTTACTTGGATTTATTGAGAATGTAATTTCTCAAAAGTGCGAGTCGGTAGCCTCTTTGTGTGATATTTTTGCCGGTACCGGTGCAGTTTCTGAAAGATTCAATAGTTTGGAAGTTAAAATTATTTCCAATGATCTTCTTTTTGCTAACTATGTTTGCTTGAATGCGTTTTTAGGAATTGCCGGCTACCAGTTAGCAAATATTTTTGAAAAAATAGAATATCTTAATAGTCTGCCGAGCGATGAAGAAAACTATTTTTCGAAACACTTTGGTGGAACGTATTTCTCAGACGAGAACGCAAGGAAAATTGGAGCGGTACGCGAGGAAATAGAAAAAATCGCGGAAAATGAGGAGGAAAGAAACGTCCTGATTTGTTCGTTGCTTTATGCGGCGGATAAGGTTGCCAATACAGTGGGTCACTACGACGCTTTCCGTAAGAAGTTGGACATGCTACAGCCGGTAACTCTTCTGATTCCTTCTATTGACTATTCACGTAATTTGAACAACGAGATTTACAAGGAGGATGCAAACGTGCTGATTGAAAAGATTTCTTGCGATGTCTTGTATGTCGATCCACCATATAATTCACGTCAATACTCTGACGCATATCATCTTTTGGAAAATCTTGCGGAATGGAAGAAGCCCGAGGTTATTGGTGTAGGCAAGAAAATGGACCGTTCTCATATAAAGAGTGCCTATTGTCTCAAGGATGCAGCGACCGCGTTTGCAGACTTGGTCGAAAAGGCGAACTGTAACCATATTCTGCTTTCTTATAACAATACTGGTGATTCAAAGGATGGGCGCTCAAATGCAAGAATGAGTGATGATGAGATTCTCCAAATTCTGGATGATAAAGGAGAAATTGAAGTTTTTGAAAAGGATTACAAACCCTTTACAACGGGAAAGAGTAATGGAGAGAGCAACGCGGAACGAATTTTCTATTGCAGAGTAACGAAATAA
- a CDS encoding CBASS cGAMP-activated phospholipase, with protein sequence MNRVKKENTGIAKKRILCIDGGGVLGTFPAAFLAELEKHLDHPIGKYFDLIAGSSTGGIIALGLSMGVSASQLLNFYENRSYEVFGKNNGPFLNFLLRKIRAVKWCFLRKYNSEPLRAVLHDVLGEKRIGEAKTRLLIPAWNPVANSVYIYKTAHHPRLKTDYKSSAVDVAMATSAAPSYFKQHVTQHGVALIDGGIWANNPVAIAVVEAISLLNWPRESLRVLSLGCLQEAYNIPKRAGLGTLNSRIINLFMDGQSQGAMGIAKLLTGHEHERTAIYRVNQTVPYNTYKMDDTKTIQDLKGLGHSEGRSWQPSLEAIFFDKPVEAFKPYYKLED encoded by the coding sequence TTGAACAGGGTTAAGAAAGAAAATACCGGAATAGCAAAAAAACGAATCCTATGTATTGACGGAGGGGGAGTCCTCGGTACTTTTCCTGCGGCATTTCTTGCTGAACTGGAAAAACACCTTGATCACCCTATTGGAAAGTATTTCGACCTAATTGCGGGAAGTTCCACAGGAGGAATCATTGCGCTTGGTCTCAGCATGGGAGTTTCAGCATCGCAACTATTGAATTTTTACGAAAACAGAAGTTATGAGGTATTTGGTAAAAATAATGGACCGTTTCTGAATTTTCTCCTCAGGAAAATCCGAGCAGTTAAATGGTGTTTTCTAAGAAAGTATAATTCTGAACCTCTCCGAGCTGTTCTTCATGATGTGCTTGGGGAAAAACGCATCGGTGAAGCAAAAACCCGGTTACTTATTCCAGCTTGGAATCCGGTTGCTAATTCCGTCTATATCTATAAAACAGCACATCATCCTCGGCTAAAAACAGATTACAAATCAAGCGCAGTTGATGTAGCTATGGCGACATCAGCAGCTCCTTCCTATTTCAAGCAACACGTTACACAGCATGGTGTCGCCCTCATTGACGGCGGTATATGGGCAAACAATCCTGTAGCGATTGCTGTTGTTGAGGCCATCTCCCTGCTGAACTGGCCAAGAGAGTCGCTTCGCGTCTTAAGTCTAGGGTGTCTGCAGGAGGCGTACAATATACCAAAACGCGCTGGTCTCGGAACGCTTAACTCAAGAATTATTAACCTATTCATGGACGGACAGTCCCAGGGGGCTATGGGTATCGCAAAACTGTTAACGGGTCATGAACATGAACGTACCGCTATATACAGAGTAAATCAGACGGTTCCATATAACACCTATAAAATGGACGACACAAAGACCATACAAGACTTAAAAGGACTCGGCCACTCCGAGGGGCGAAGCTGGCAACCCAGCCTCGAAGCTATATTTTTCGACAAACCAGTAGAAGCTTTCAAACCATATTATAAGTTGGAGGATTAA